The Rubripirellula tenax genome contains the following window.
AACGCGATCGAAATCGGTGAATGCTTCGGTGACATCAACGGCCGAGACCTTTTGACGGTCGATCTCTGCGATGCGTTTGTTTGCGACGACCAGGCTGCGTTCTGCGGCCTCGATCCGCTGCTGAAGATCCGCCATGCGGGCGGTCGTCGAACTGTTGGCGTCTTGCACCAAGACTACCCGGCGAATCTCGGCGTGGTCGCGACTGAGCTGCCGTGTCAGTTGTATCCGCTGCGTCTCGAACTCCTCCTTCTGGTCAGCGACGGCTTCTGTTGCTTGCCGAACGATCTCATCCCGCAATCCTTCATCGCCGGCGATCGCACGGACTTGGTCGACCACGGCTGCTTCGATTTCGCCCGCCGGCAGCGAAGGATGCTGGCACGCCTTTCGACCGCGTTTGATCGCCCGGACGCAGGTATAGTAGCGGTACGCGATCGATTTCTTCTTGGTGACGTTGTGAACCATCGCCACGTTACAGTACGGACATCGGATCAGTCCCTTGAGTAAGCCGCCGTTCTTGCCAGGGAGCCGATTGCCCCGGTTATGACCATTCGCCCTTAGTTGCGATTGAACTTGCTCAAAGATTCCTTCGTCGATGATCGCTTCGTGCTGGCCTTCGTAGATATCCGTCTTGTGCTTGATCTTGCCGGCGTAGATTGGGTTGGTCAGCATCGCGTGCAGCGAACATTTATCGAACGCCCGGCCACCCTTCGCCGTGCCCTTCTTGGTTTGCCAGACTTTGTTGCACCAGCCACGGCGCTCAAGTTCTTCTGACACCAGCATCAGTGCTTTCAGTTCTAGATACAGCGAAAAGATTCTCCGAACACGAGTCGCTTCGTCCGCATTGACCACCAATCGTGGCGTTCGTTCCCTGCGATCAATGTCATACCCGAGCACGGGATACCCGCCAGTCCATTGGCCTCGTTTGCTTTGTGCCGCAAGCTTGTCGCGAATCCGCTCGCCGATGATCTCACGTTCAAACTGGGCGAATGACAGCAGGATATTCAGCGTCAACCGGCCCATCGAGTGCGTCGTGTTGAATTGCTGGGTCACCGATACAAACGACACACCGTACTTATCGAAAACCTCCATCACTTTGGCGAAGTCCAGTAACGATCTACTGAGCCGGTCGACTTTGTAAACCACGACACAATCAATCTTGCCGGCCTCGATGTCGTCGATCAATCGCTTGAATGCCGGCCTTTCGGTGTTCCCGCCGGAGAATCCACCGTCGTCGTACCGTTCCGCGTTGACCAGCCAGCCCTCGTGTTGTTGGCTCGCGATAAACGCCTCGGAAGAATCACGCTGGGCATCGAGCGAGTTGAACTGTTGGTCGAGCCCTTCCTCGGTGGACTTGCGAGTGTAGATGGCACAGCGGATCGCCGTTGGAGTAGTCACCGTTGTTTGTCTCAGACTGCTCATGCTCGCCTCCCAAGCCGAAAGAAGAGAAACCCATTCGTGTGCGTTCCGCTGACCGCTTTGGCGATCGCGGAAAGCGAGCGATAACGCTGGCCCTCGTATTCGAATCCCTCCTGTAAGACGACGACGCGAATCATCTTGCCTTTGTACTGACGCTCAACCATGTTCCCTGGTGGCGGCAGTCGTGGATCCCAATCGACGAACGCCGATGGCTTGGCGTTAACGACCTCCACGTTTTTGGTGCTGTTTTGCCGGGGAGCAGTGACGCGTGTTTCGGCGTCGACCGCCAACTCCTCCGCTTTTTTGAGCGTCGATGCTGACAGTCCGCCTTCTTCGTTGGCCTGCAAACGCCAGGCGATCCGGCGGATGAGATACTGTTTGTTGCGACTTCGGCATTCTTCGCCGAAGACCTGTTCGTATCGCTCCTGCAAGTCGGCGACTCTCAAATCCGGCAGCCGCGCGATCTCGGCGGTGATCTTGGGACTCATCGCTCACCTCCGGCTGGCATGCTGCATTCAGGTGCATGGTCCTCGGTCGATACGTCCTCGCCGTCCGTTGTTTCGACAGCAGTTTGTTCGCGTTTCACCTTTTGCACCCGCGACAATCCGCGGATCAACAGCGCAGCGATATTCTGCGTCCGTTTTTCATTCATCATCTTTCACCTCGCAGTGGTTCTGGTCTCGGCTGGTCTCGAAACCCGTTGTTTCAGAGACGTCCGTGACAGAGAGCGATGGCGGCGCGACACCATCAAGCCGCTTGGGTAAAGAGTCTGCGAGATTTCCAGAAACTCTTGCCGGTTCGTCCGGAGACTCGACCGAGTCGTCGGATGCTTCGCGAAGCCGACCGATCCCGCGAGCAAGAATGGCGGCCACCCTGCGCAGCCGCATCGCCGGCGGATCATCCGGCGAGTCCAAAGAAGATAGAGAACCTATGGGAACACCTCCGCTAGGAAATAATCACGGAAGGCGCAACCATTGCTCCCTCCCGGGACTATCTATGCGAAAGCGATGACGCGCGTCCCATAACCGGAGCGGCAAAGTTTGATTTCGGTGCCTCGCGACCGAGAGCAACTAGGCAGCAAAAAGAATCCCGAGTGGGCCAGACGTGCGATAACCCCCACGCCCAAAACCCGTGGTCTCCATCACCCCAGAGAGTCGTGAGAGAATCTCGCCCCAAACGACCCCCACCACCCGTCAGAACCACGGCTTGGCCGGCCACCGAGTCTCTGACCCGAGACTCGGGAAAAGCATGGAATTGCCAGGAAACCACGAAAAAAGCCGGCGTTTTGCGAGCTGCAAAACGTCGGCTTTCGGAGTTTACCTTCTGCGGTCAGTTTCCTAACCAAACAGAGAAGTTGTGAGCGAGTGACTCGCGTCAAGGCATTTCTTGATTCTCTGCGAGGGTGAGAAAACCCCGTTTGTGAACTGCGTACTAAATACTACAAACCGCGATCTGGCGTCAGAATAATGGACCGGGCCGCTCTTGGGGGTGGGAGCGGGACGGGTGTTGGGGCTTTGTTGAAGATGCTCGTGCAGGGTTTTGAAAACACGGCATAGGTTACCTGAGAGGGACGATTTGGTTTGTCTCGGTAGCTTCATGAATCTTTCAAAAGGTTGCGTGTGGGTAAGGCATTGAATGGTGGTGGGACGGCGGATCTTTCTTCGTCGGAGCGGCGGCGGTTGGTCGCTGGGTTGTTGGCTCGTGGGGTTTTGCGGTGGCGGGCTTCGCGGCTGGCGTCTGTTTCTGGAACTCCGACGGACTCTTTACCCGAACGGCTTGATCGTCGTTTGGATCCAGGGCTCTCTGTGGAAGACGCGGTCTCGCTTGGTCGAGACGACGCGTCCGGTACTTCTTCTTCTTCCACAGGGAATTCAGAACATGTGTGAACAACGACGCAGCGCGATCGCTGCCATCTTTGCCAAAGGCGTCGCGCGGTGCCGAACGGTGTCGCGCGACGAACATCGACAACCGGTGGGTGAACCGGAGTTCGATTCGGTGCTGGCGAACGCAAATGACGAGACCGATGCAACGTCGGCTTGCAATGGATCGGTGCTTGAGGAAACAGAAGATCTTGGATCGAAGGAGGCGACGCTATGAAACCATCGACTGAAATTGAGATCGCGAAGCTGGACGACATGACGGTCGACCAATTGATCGCGAAGTACGAAGACTTGTTTGAAGAAGCGTGTCGCAGCAGGCATCGCAAGTATCTGACGCGGCGGATCGCTTGGCGGTTGCAGAGTCGTGATGAGGGTGGACTGAGCAACCATGCGAAGCAACGGGCTCGCGAGATCGCGGCGACATCGGATGTTCGGACGACGCCCCCTCGAGCGGACGTAATTGATCGCGTTCGGCGGAAGAAGCCGGAGCTGGACGGTTACGTGGATTGGGATCCGCGCTTGCCGCCGCCCGGCAGCTACGTCGAGCGGTTGTACAAGGGCAAGATGATTCGGGTTTTGGTTTTGACGGATGGGTTCGAGTACGAGGGACGGCGGTATCGGTCGTTGTCCAACATCGCCGGCGAACTGAGCGGGTCGAGTTACAACGGATTCGTGTTCTTTAAGCTGGGGGTGCGTGAGAAATGACAAAACCAAAATCGGATAAGCCCGAGGTGCCGAAGATCCGGTGTGCGATCTACACCCGGAAGTCGACGGAGGAAGGACTCGATCAAGAGTTCAATTCGCTCGACGCTCAACGCGACGCCGGCGAGAACTACATCGCGAGCCAGCAACAAGAAGGCTGGGTCGCGATCTCGAAGCACTACGACGACGGTGGGTTCTCCGGCGGGAACCTCGAGCGGCCAGCGATGAACCGCTTGTTGGCGGACATTTCCAACGGCGAGGTCGACTGCGTTGTCGTTTACAAAGTGGATAGGTTGAGTCGATCGTTGTTGGATTTCTCGCGGATCATGGAGGCGTTTGATAACCAAGGCGTTTCGTTTGTCTCGGTGACGCAGGCGTTCAACACGACTCACTCGATGGGTCGGCTGACGCTGAACATCCTACTTTCGTTCGCCCAGTTTGAACGCGAGATCATCGGCGAGCGGATTCGCGACAAGATCGCGGCTCAACGGCGTCGCGGCAAATGGGCCGGCGGGATTCCGGTGCTGGGGTACGACGTTGATCGGTCGGGGCCGAGTCCGAAGTTGGTGATCAACGCGGACGAGGCGGCCAGGGTGCGGCGTATCTTTGGGATGTATTTGGAACTGCAAGCGTTGACGCCGGTGGTCGAAGAACTCGATCGTCGTGGGTGGACGGCGAAGCCTTGGAAGACGAAAGCGGGCAAGCCGCGTGGCGGCCGGACGTTCGACAAAGCTTCACTGCATTCTTTGTTGACCAACGAGATCTACATCGGACGGATCAAGCACAAAACGGAAACGTTCAATGGCGAACACACAGCGATCGTGGACGACAAGTTGTTCGATGATGTTGGAACGATGCTTCGCAGCCACGGTCGCGGCGGAGGCGCGCACTTGGTCAACAAGTACCAAGCGTTGCTGCGTGGTTTGTTGTACTGTCCGGCTTGCAACCGCTCGATGGTCCACAACGTATCAAAGCGGAAGTCGAAGATCTACCGCTATTACACTTGCGTGACGGCGATCAAACGGGGGCGGAAGCATTGTCCGTCGCCGTCTTTGCCGGCCGGCGAAATCGAATCGGTCGTTGTGGGCCAGGTGCGTGCGATCGCGTCGGACAACGCGTTGCGGCGGGACGTGTTGACGCAAGCGATGGAGCAAGTCGGCGACGAGCTTGGCGAATTGCAAACGCAGCGGTCTCAGTTGCAGGACCAACTCGACTCCAACGACAGACAGATTCGCGAACTCGTTGGTAGTTCGGGGGTGACCACTTCGCGCCGCCTCGCGGAACTGCACGAACATACGGCGGATCTCGGCCGATCGGTGGCCCGCGTTGAAGCGGAGATCGAGCGGTTGCAAACGGATCGCATTAGCGAAGCGGATGTCGCGGTCGCATTCTCGGACTTCGACAACGTTTGGAACGCACTGAACACGCTTGAAAAGGCGGATGTGTTGGGGTTGCTGGTGTCGCGAATCGAGTTCGATGCCGCCGACAGTTCTCTTTCAATCTCGATGCACCCCGCCGGCATCAAATCACTCGCCAACAATGTGGAGGATTCGGCATCATGATTAATGTCAAACTGAAAGTAGATTTGCAGCTCAACAAGGTCTCGAAGCAGAAGAAAGAACCCACGGAGGAAGAGACTGGCGACGATGTCCCGGTCAAACGTCGCGGCAAGATCCCGCGAGTATCCCGTTTGATGGCGATCTCGATTCAGTTCGACCAGATGCTGCGAAGCGGTGAGGCGAAGGACACGATGCATCTGGCGGACATGCACTCGATCAGTTCGCCGCGGGTGACGCAGATCATGAATCTGGCGTTGCTTGCCCCCGACATTCAAGAGGCGTTGCTCTGTCTGCCGCGCGAGTTCGTCGGGCGATCGAAGATCAACGAGAAGATGCTGCGACCGATGACGGCTGAAATGGATTGGGACCGCCAG
Protein-coding sequences here:
- a CDS encoding recombinase family protein — translated: MTTPTAIRCAIYTRKSTEEGLDQQFNSLDAQRDSSEAFIASQQHEGWLVNAERYDDGGFSGGNTERPAFKRLIDDIEAGKIDCVVVYKVDRLSRSLLDFAKVMEVFDKYGVSFVSVTQQFNTTHSMGRLTLNILLSFAQFEREIIGERIRDKLAAQSKRGQWTGGYPVLGYDIDRRERTPRLVVNADEATRVRRIFSLYLELKALMLVSEELERRGWCNKVWQTKKGTAKGGRAFDKCSLHAMLTNPIYAGKIKHKTDIYEGQHEAIIDEGIFEQVQSQLRANGHNRGNRLPGKNGGLLKGLIRCPYCNVAMVHNVTKKKSIAYRYYTCVRAIKRGRKACQHPSLPAGEIEAAVVDQVRAIAGDEGLRDEIVRQATEAVADQKEEFETQRIQLTRQLSRDHAEIRRVVLVQDANSSTTARMADLQQRIEAAERSLVVANKRIAEIDRQKVSAVDVTEAFTDFDRVWNSLTIREQSELLGLLVARVEFDQSDCTIEISFHSSGIASLENLAPEPEEAA
- a CDS encoding DUF2924 domain-containing protein, with protein sequence MSPKITAEIARLPDLRVADLQERYEQVFGEECRSRNKQYLIRRIAWRLQANEEGGLSASTLKKAEELAVDAETRVTAPRQNSTKNVEVVNAKPSAFVDWDPRLPPPGNMVERQYKGKMIRVVVLQEGFEYEGQRYRSLSAIAKAVSGTHTNGFLFFRLGRRA
- a CDS encoding DUF2924 domain-containing protein, which gives rise to MKPSTEIEIAKLDDMTVDQLIAKYEDLFEEACRSRHRKYLTRRIAWRLQSRDEGGLSNHAKQRAREIAATSDVRTTPPRADVIDRVRRKKPELDGYVDWDPRLPPPGSYVERLYKGKMIRVLVLTDGFEYEGRRYRSLSNIAGELSGSSYNGFVFFKLGVREK
- a CDS encoding recombinase family protein; translation: MTKPKSDKPEVPKIRCAIYTRKSTEEGLDQEFNSLDAQRDAGENYIASQQQEGWVAISKHYDDGGFSGGNLERPAMNRLLADISNGEVDCVVVYKVDRLSRSLLDFSRIMEAFDNQGVSFVSVTQAFNTTHSMGRLTLNILLSFAQFEREIIGERIRDKIAAQRRRGKWAGGIPVLGYDVDRSGPSPKLVINADEAARVRRIFGMYLELQALTPVVEELDRRGWTAKPWKTKAGKPRGGRTFDKASLHSLLTNEIYIGRIKHKTETFNGEHTAIVDDKLFDDVGTMLRSHGRGGGAHLVNKYQALLRGLLYCPACNRSMVHNVSKRKSKIYRYYTCVTAIKRGRKHCPSPSLPAGEIESVVVGQVRAIASDNALRRDVLTQAMEQVGDELGELQTQRSQLQDQLDSNDRQIRELVGSSGVTTSRRLAELHEHTADLGRSVARVEAEIERLQTDRISEADVAVAFSDFDNVWNALNTLEKADVLGLLVSRIEFDAADSSLSISMHPAGIKSLANNVEDSAS